From a region of the Nitrospira sp. genome:
- a CDS encoding ABC transporter ATP-binding protein produces MIEVRNITKRYGHLTAIDRVTFRVDKGEVLAFLGPNGAGKTTTMRILTSFIPATEGTAQVAGFDCAEQPEEVKKRIGYLPETPPVYQELTVAEYLDFVGKLRGFSGAELTKAIDRVMERLALGSVRHRLIANLSRGYRQRVGLAQALIHDPPVLILDEPTVGLDPKQIIEIRELIKSLAGSHSVILSTHILPEATAVCQRVVIINGGRIVAEDTPDQLSARLRRSEKISVTLKAPPANVLERFRAVAGVEHVLATADPHTILIECALGLDIREAVASFAVGQGWGLLELKPLSMTLEDVFLRLTQREDAPSEPRETAGGEHHS; encoded by the coding sequence CATCACGAAACGGTATGGGCACCTTACGGCGATCGACCGGGTGACCTTTCGCGTCGACAAGGGAGAAGTTCTGGCCTTTTTGGGACCGAACGGCGCGGGGAAAACAACCACCATGCGGATTCTCACCTCCTTCATTCCTGCGACAGAAGGCACCGCACAGGTGGCGGGCTTCGACTGCGCGGAGCAGCCGGAGGAGGTCAAGAAACGTATCGGCTATCTCCCCGAGACCCCCCCGGTGTACCAAGAATTGACGGTGGCCGAATATCTGGACTTCGTCGGCAAGCTTCGGGGATTTAGTGGAGCAGAGTTGACCAAAGCCATAGATCGCGTGATGGAGCGGCTGGCCTTGGGCTCCGTTCGACACCGACTCATCGCCAACCTGTCACGCGGCTATCGACAGCGTGTCGGACTCGCACAAGCGCTGATTCACGATCCACCCGTCCTGATTCTGGACGAACCGACCGTCGGTCTCGACCCGAAGCAGATCATTGAAATCCGAGAATTGATAAAAAGTCTAGCCGGCTCACACTCAGTCATCTTGAGCACGCACATCCTTCCGGAGGCCACGGCGGTCTGTCAGCGCGTCGTGATCATCAATGGCGGACGCATCGTCGCCGAGGATACCCCGGACCAACTCTCTGCCCGACTTCGCCGGTCGGAAAAAATCAGCGTCACGCTCAAGGCCCCACCCGCCAATGTGCTGGAACGGTTCCGCGCCGTCGCGGGAGTTGAACATGTCTTAGCGACCGCCGATCCCCACACGATTCTCATCGAATGTGCGCTCGGTCTCGACATTCGGGAAGCAGTTGCGAGTTTTGCTGTGGGACAGGGATGGGGACTGCTCGAGTTGAAACCACTTTCCATGACCCTTGAGGACGTCTTCCTTCGGCTGACTCAGCGCGAGGACGCACCATCCGAACCACGCGAGACGGCGGGAGGGGAGCACCATAGCTGA
- a CDS encoding ABC transporter permease subunit, with the protein MPPVHAIIRKELRSYFVSPIVYVVGGVFLLTFGFLAYLYIVFTGAQAIQLTQMQGGPAQINLNDLVFRNLFASMRFVLLLILPILTMRLLAEERKLRTFEFLMTAPIRVSEIIVGKFISVYLVFIGMLALTTLVPLTLALFSDFDWYPVLTGYLGLTLLGGFFLAVGLFASSITENQIVAAFTSFGLLLMCWLLAGLGSLLGDTPAGQVVSYLSFMEHYDHLVRGLIDTQDLVYYVSGTVLMLFLAHRIVDASRWK; encoded by the coding sequence ATGCCACCCGTTCACGCCATCATCAGGAAGGAATTGCGCTCCTATTTCGTTTCCCCGATCGTCTATGTTGTGGGCGGGGTGTTCCTGCTGACCTTCGGATTCCTCGCCTATCTCTATATTGTGTTTACAGGAGCGCAAGCCATCCAGTTGACGCAAATGCAAGGCGGCCCCGCGCAGATCAATCTGAACGACCTCGTCTTCCGCAACCTCTTTGCCAGCATGCGGTTCGTGCTGCTGTTGATCTTACCCATCCTCACCATGCGACTGCTGGCCGAGGAGCGCAAGCTTCGAACTTTTGAATTTCTGATGACCGCACCGATACGGGTCAGCGAAATCATCGTCGGGAAATTTATCAGCGTCTACCTTGTCTTCATCGGGATGCTGGCGCTCACCACCCTGGTTCCCCTCACACTGGCTCTCTTTAGCGATTTCGACTGGTATCCCGTGCTCACCGGCTATCTCGGCTTGACGCTCCTGGGCGGGTTTTTTCTAGCTGTCGGCCTCTTTGCTTCCTCCATTACCGAAAATCAAATTGTGGCCGCCTTCACCAGCTTCGGGCTGCTGCTCATGTGCTGGTTGCTGGCCGGACTTGGCTCGCTCCTAGGAGACACCCCCGCCGGGCAGGTGGTCTCCTACCTGTCCTTCATGGAGCACTACGACCATTTAGTTCGCGGCCTGATCGATACACAAGACCTGGTGTATTACGTGAGCGGAACGGTGCTGATGCTGTTCCTTGCCCACCGCATTGTGGATGCCTCACGATGGAAATGA
- a CDS encoding GldG family protein: MEMTRTPLPIGAIGTGLAIAGVIAYSLAPDKLWLVTLLEGLALASLIWALATHFDRLKRFSSQRSTRLGANSALMVALFLAIVGIVNFLAVRHSIRWDFSENQNYTLAPETYRVLRNLPREISVTVFTREKDPGYQAYKERLDSYRQASPKLTVQFIDPERQPKVAQNYGVTRTDVAIFESGPQSVRITSPAEVEITGALVRVSKDAKKRIVFLEGHGERSLEDKDRGGMALTKEVLEKQGYDVGTVTLLQEPSVPGNTDVLIVAGPRRAVTKEEKERIQAYVAQGGHLLMLLDPDTQSNMDDLLKVWGLELGPGVLVDLQDRLAQGDLTALLVRTFTDHEITHELTAAVLFPLARHLIFHEEQGKDWDYVPLARTSPRSWAETDMKGRVVSYDEKADVQGPLALAAALTPKQAPEEGKPRPAVVVVGNSAFASNGFINFVGNSDFFQRTVGWLSEERDLISLTPKDPAVRPFTPNPLQERILLYVQVIFLPAMTVLCGLLVWRKRRRL; the protein is encoded by the coding sequence ATGGAAATGACGCGCACCCCCCTTCCCATCGGCGCGATCGGCACCGGTCTAGCTATCGCCGGTGTGATTGCGTACTCCCTGGCTCCGGATAAGCTGTGGCTGGTCACGCTCTTGGAAGGCCTTGCGCTCGCCTCTCTGATCTGGGCACTTGCCACTCATTTTGATCGCCTCAAACGATTCTCGTCCCAACGATCCACACGCCTGGGCGCCAACAGTGCGCTGATGGTCGCGCTCTTTCTGGCAATTGTGGGCATCGTAAACTTCCTCGCCGTCCGGCACTCGATTCGCTGGGATTTTTCCGAAAACCAAAATTACACGCTCGCCCCCGAAACCTATCGCGTCCTGCGCAATCTCCCGCGAGAGATCAGCGTAACCGTGTTTACGCGGGAAAAAGACCCCGGGTACCAAGCCTATAAGGAACGCTTGGACAGCTATCGGCAAGCCAGTCCCAAGTTGACCGTTCAATTCATCGACCCGGAGCGCCAGCCAAAAGTCGCGCAGAATTACGGCGTCACCCGCACCGACGTGGCCATCTTCGAAAGTGGCCCGCAATCGGTTCGCATTACCTCGCCGGCAGAAGTAGAGATCACCGGCGCACTCGTGCGGGTCTCCAAGGACGCAAAAAAGCGCATCGTCTTTTTGGAAGGTCATGGCGAACGAAGCCTGGAAGACAAAGACCGCGGTGGAATGGCCCTCACCAAGGAAGTCTTGGAGAAGCAGGGCTACGACGTCGGCACCGTCACGCTGCTGCAAGAACCATCGGTACCGGGCAACACAGATGTCTTGATCGTCGCAGGCCCCCGACGCGCCGTCACCAAGGAAGAGAAGGAACGGATTCAAGCCTACGTCGCGCAGGGTGGCCACCTCCTTATGTTGCTCGATCCGGACACGCAATCGAACATGGATGACCTGCTCAAAGTCTGGGGGCTGGAACTAGGGCCGGGAGTCCTCGTCGATCTACAGGACCGGCTCGCACAGGGCGACCTGACGGCGCTACTGGTCCGCACGTTTACCGACCATGAAATTACCCACGAACTCACCGCCGCGGTCTTGTTTCCCTTGGCCCGCCATCTGATTTTTCACGAAGAGCAGGGAAAGGATTGGGACTACGTGCCCTTGGCGCGCACATCACCACGAAGCTGGGCAGAAACCGATATGAAGGGTCGGGTCGTCAGCTATGACGAAAAAGCAGATGTGCAAGGGCCGTTGGCGCTGGCCGCCGCCTTAACCCCTAAGCAAGCTCCCGAGGAAGGCAAGCCACGTCCCGCCGTCGTTGTCGTCGGCAATTCCGCCTTCGCCAGCAACGGGTTCATTAACTTCGTCGGAAACAGCGATTTCTTTCAACGCACGGTCGGATGGCTCTCGGAAGAACGCGACCTCATTTCGCTCACACCAAAAGACCCGGCGGTTCGACCGTTCACGCCCAACCCGCTCCAGGAGCGGATTCTGCTCTACGTTCAGGTCATCTTCCTCCCGGCCATGACCGTGCTCTGCGGCCTCCTGGTCTGGCGGAAGCGGCGTCGTCTCTAG
- a CDS encoding DUF4340 domain-containing protein: MARYWPTVLLAGVLAGLGLYLYFVELPEQRTELVSATQAKQILPFEQAQITALRVRSHSGEVVLSQTPGRPWGITAPIQTDADQRQVQALVRALVTGKVSRLVETHPVSLTPFGLDHPSTVVTVTAGDRNETLSIGDAGPLSSTLYVLRASDEAVLLTDLAPKDFLNRTLLSFRRKELLQFNQQEAEQLRLTYPTTEIVLYGIEEKPKKKWKIRYPIEAEADRTEVQALLFRLEDLKALAIVDPGPEREQLAPLLTKPKVKVTVHAAGTDQIIRLFQPDPASGEAYAQTAAEGPIYKISPSIIKELTKDLFALQDKRLLGVETSDIALLSIKTREEQYTLVHDRDGWMLEDQPTEKLRQDVTDLLVSRIVNLPAEERVLKQVGPLAPYGLVAPVAEFVATGKDGRVAGRLALGNQSGGLLYAIGHRIPGIFQVRPDLLTQIPSRLALLASVPATSH, encoded by the coding sequence ATGGCGCGCTATTGGCCGACAGTACTTTTGGCAGGCGTCCTTGCAGGGCTTGGCCTGTACCTCTACTTCGTCGAACTGCCTGAACAACGCACAGAACTCGTCAGCGCCACCCAGGCTAAGCAAATCCTGCCGTTTGAGCAAGCCCAGATCACCGCCTTACGCGTCCGCAGCCATTCCGGGGAAGTCGTACTCAGCCAGACACCCGGCCGCCCCTGGGGCATCACTGCGCCGATTCAAACCGACGCTGATCAACGCCAGGTCCAGGCCCTCGTCCGTGCGCTCGTGACGGGGAAAGTCTCGCGGCTGGTCGAAACCCATCCGGTCTCGTTGACGCCGTTCGGTCTGGATCACCCATCCACCGTTGTGACCGTGACCGCTGGGGATCGCAACGAAACGCTCTCGATCGGAGACGCCGGCCCCCTCTCCTCGACACTGTATGTCCTGAGAGCGTCGGACGAGGCTGTGCTCCTAACCGACCTGGCCCCAAAGGACTTTCTGAACCGAACGCTTCTGTCGTTCCGGCGGAAAGAATTGTTGCAATTCAATCAACAGGAGGCGGAGCAACTCCGTCTGACCTACCCCACAACGGAAATCGTGCTGTACGGAATTGAGGAGAAGCCCAAGAAAAAGTGGAAGATCCGTTACCCGATCGAGGCTGAGGCCGATCGCACGGAAGTCCAGGCGCTCCTCTTTCGATTGGAAGACCTCAAGGCCCTGGCCATTGTTGATCCCGGTCCTGAGCGAGAACAGCTCGCGCCGTTACTCACCAAGCCCAAGGTGAAAGTCACCGTGCACGCAGCCGGAACCGACCAAATCATTCGCCTCTTTCAACCGGATCCGGCCAGCGGCGAAGCCTATGCGCAAACCGCGGCAGAAGGTCCCATCTACAAAATCAGTCCCTCTATTATTAAGGAATTGACCAAAGACCTGTTCGCGCTTCAGGACAAGCGGCTACTCGGGGTAGAGACTAGCGACATCGCCCTGCTCTCCATCAAAACACGCGAGGAACAATACACTCTGGTTCATGACCGGGACGGATGGATGCTCGAGGATCAGCCGACCGAAAAACTGCGGCAAGACGTGACTGATCTGCTGGTCAGCCGGATCGTCAATCTTCCAGCCGAAGAACGTGTCCTCAAACAAGTTGGCCCGTTAGCGCCTTACGGACTGGTCGCCCCGGTCGCGGAATTTGTCGCCACCGGAAAAGACGGCCGTGTTGCGGGACGCCTCGCCCTCGGCAATCAATCCGGCGGGCTCCTCTATGCCATCGGCCACCGAATCCCAGGCATCTTTCAGGTGCGCCCCGACCTCCTGACCCAGATTCCTTCCCGGTTGGCACTGCTTGCCAGCGTCCCGGCAACATCCCACTAA